A region of alpha proteobacterium U9-1i DNA encodes the following proteins:
- a CDS encoding FKBP-type peptidyl-prolyl cis-trans isomerase FkpA precursor, with translation MMMRIFAVAAILIIAACGDSGGVMGEIERSEKEREASAAEAAERSAEFLTETRAQAGVEARPSGLLIEFRSRGSNQSLPRPTAESTVLVHYEGKLADGSVFDSSFERGQPAQFPLNGVVPGFSEAIQQMRPGDEVIATFPAELGYGPEGQPPVIPPGAALQFRIVLLAFQGADGRIVEAPRS, from the coding sequence ATGATGATGCGAATTTTCGCGGTCGCCGCCATTTTGATCATTGCGGCGTGCGGCGACAGCGGCGGCGTGATGGGCGAGATCGAACGCTCGGAGAAAGAGCGCGAAGCGTCTGCGGCCGAAGCTGCGGAGCGCTCCGCGGAATTCTTGACCGAAACCCGTGCGCAAGCAGGTGTCGAAGCGAGGCCCTCTGGGTTGTTGATTGAGTTCCGCTCGCGCGGCTCGAACCAATCGCTGCCGCGTCCAACTGCGGAAAGCACGGTTTTGGTCCATTACGAAGGCAAGTTGGCCGATGGCAGCGTGTTCGATTCATCGTTTGAGCGCGGCCAGCCGGCGCAGTTTCCGCTGAACGGCGTCGTGCCGGGCTTCTCCGAGGCGATCCAGCAAATGCGCCCTGGCGATGAAGTGATCGCGACGTTTCCGGCCGAACTTGGCTACGGCCCCGAAGGCCAGCCGCCAGTGATCCCGCCAGGCGCGGCGTTGCAATTCCGCATCGTGCTGCTGGCGTTCCAAGGGGCTGACGGCCGCATCGTCGAGGCGCCGCGGAGCTGA